In one Diceros bicornis minor isolate mBicDic1 chromosome 2, mDicBic1.mat.cur, whole genome shotgun sequence genomic region, the following are encoded:
- the LOC131420831 gene encoding ral guanine nucleotide dissociation stimulator-like isoform X4, with the protein MGAAELESPGPSFLMGSPSPPVAKKLEKKPNLTAFPPKLVVEQLTVMDAELFRKVVPSECLGSTWGKRKKPSKEHLAPTVRATIDHFRRVASLVVTTCFGDPSMMAQDRVRVVERWIQVAQECKILKNFSSPHTVIYVLKKTFICHLKNT; encoded by the exons atgggagctgctgagctggagtcacctggaccatcatttctaatgggaagtccatctccacctgtggctaagaagctTGAGAAGAaacccaacctcacggccttccctcctaagctggtggtggagcagttgaccgtgatggatgcg gagctcttccggaaggtggtgccctctgagtgcctgggctccacctggggcaagaggaaaaaGCCCAGCaaagagcacctggcacccaccgtcCGGGCCAcgatcgaccacttcagaagggtggccagcctcgtcgtcaccacctgcttcggggacccgagcatgatggcccaggacagggtgagggtggtggagcgctggatccaggtggcccag gagtgcaagatcttgaagaacttctcctcgccccacACTGTCATCTATGTTCTGAAGAAAACCTtcatatgccacctgaagaacacatga